Below is a genomic region from Candidatus Rokuibacteriota bacterium.
GATCGAGTACCCCGTAGAGGAGGTCCACGGCGAGGTTCGAGAGGATGACGACGATGGCGATGAGCATCACCAGGTTCTGGACGATGGGGTAATCGCGCCAGAGGATGGCCTGCACGAGGAAGCGGGC
It encodes:
- a CDS encoding ABC transporter permease subunit, whose translation is ARFLVQAILWRDYPIVQNLVMLIAIVVILSNLAVDLLYGVLDPRVRYAG